The genomic interval AGATTAGACCCTAAAACAGGAACATTTACTTCCTACCAGAATAATGAGCATAATCAAAATAGTTTAAGCGACAATCATGTAAGTGCTGTGAGTATAGACAAGGCAGGGATGTTGTGGATTGGTACGGAGGATGGTTTAAATAAATTTGATCCTGCCAACGGGCAGTTTACCAGATTTTTACATGATCCTGCGCAGAAAAATAGTTTGATCGATAATGATATTTATGACCTGCAATTAGATAGGAGGGATGGCACCCTATGGATTGGAACCGATGCCGGACTGGAGCATTATAATCCCAGAACCAATACCTTTCAACATGTACTTCTCACAGAGGCAAATGGTCAACCTGCCCTATCTTATAAGATCATAGAAGTGTACCAGGATCGCTCTGGGATGATCTGGGCCGGAGTAGATGGTATCGGTTTAATGAGGTATAATCCTGCTTCAGGTAAACAATCCTGGTTTGTTCACAATCCTGCCGATCCCTTCTCTATCAGTAGCAATAATATTACCGCCGTATTTGAAGACAGCAAAGGACAGCTTTGGATGGGTGCCTGGCCTGGCGGTTTGAATAAGTTTGATCCTGCCAGTCAGACATTCACCGTCTACCGGCATGACAAGAATAATCCCTCCAGCATTTCAGATGATTATATTAAAACTATATATGAAGATCCCAGTGGCATGCTCTGGTTTGGTACGTTCAATACAGGAATCAGTATGCATGATAGAGGCCGGAATAAGTTTAAATTGTATTCACATATCGGTGAAAATGCTACCCTGAGCCAGGGACAGGTTCATTCCTTACTCGAAGACTACTTACAAAATGTCTGGATTGGCAGTGAAAATATTCTGGTACGCTTAGACAAGAAAACCGCACAGAAGATAACCTATGTATTGAGTGATCCTTCTGTAAGCGGGGTAAATAAAATAACTGTGTATTCCCTTTTTCAGGACAGGCAGGGCACCATTTGGGTAGGTTCCAGAGGAAAAGGATTAGGAAAGTATATTCCGGAATCAGATTCTTTTCAATGGTATCAGCATGACCCTTTAAATACTTCTTCACTTAGCCACAATGTAGTTACAGTAATCCGGGAAGATAGTAGCGGCAAGTTATGGATAAGCACCAATAACGGCTTAAACCAGTTTGATCCCATGACTGGAAAATTTTCCAGGTATATGCCTGAAAAGGAATATCTGGATAAGGAAGGGCACTTTGGCATATCAGCTATACATATGGGTAAATCAGGAATAATATGGATAGCATCAGCAAAAAATGGTATTGCCAGCTTTAATGCAGATACAGGTCTGTTTACTCATTATCCTTACAGAACCGAAACGGCAAATGTTCTTAATAATTCTGGTACGCACTGCATTTATGAGGATAAAAAGGGATTCGTATGGGTTGGGTTTATTGAGAATGTTTTACACCGGTTTAATCCCCATACTGGTATTTTTGCCCCTATCACGCATAAGGAAGGTTTGCCTACTACCAAGATACGTGCAATTATGGAAGATAATTCAGGCAATCTCTGGGTTACAACAAGGAGTAATGGTCTGTATACCTATAATCCACAAACTAAAAGCTCCAGGCATTTTGACAGACGAAACGGCTTGCAAGGTGATGAATTTCTAGGAGCATTTTACAAAAATGAAAGCGGAGAAATGTATTTTGGAGGTAAAGACGGATTTAATGTATTTCATCCGGATAGCGTAAAAGCTAACCCATATGTACCGCCAGTTGCAGTCTCTGGTTTTAAGGTGTTCAATTCACCCAGAGCTTATTCAGATAGTATTATTTCTTTATCGCATAATGAAAATTTTTTCTCGTTTGAATATGTTGGATTAAGCTACTCTCTGCCGGAAGAAAATACATATCAGTATCAACTGGAAGGCGTAGACAAAGGCTGGGTAGATGCCGGTAACAGGCGGTTTGTATCTTATACCAATCTTGATCCCGGAGAGTATACCTTCAGGGTGAAAGCAGCCAATTATGATGGTGTTTGGAATCAGCAGGGGATTTCTCTAAAACTTCGGATTATACCTCCTCTCTGGCTACAAAAGTGGTTTCAGATTACCTCTGTTTTGATTGGTTGCTTGCTGGTGTATGTCTGGTATAAATCAAGGGTGTATACAATAAAAGCCCGCAACAGCCAACTGGAACAACTCGTTGCCCAGCGGACTGAGGAGCTAAGGCAACGCAGTTTACAACTGGAACAATCGCTTATTGAAACACAAAAACAGCAGCAGGCAGCCGAGTATCAGCGCCAGCGGGCCGAAGAAGCAAACCGGTTAAAAACAGAATTAACCAACCTTACCGTACATGACCTGAAAAATCCGCTGGGTGGGATTATGCTGTATTCTGACCTGATCAAAGAATCGGTTGCTGATCCGGAAAGAATTATCCGCCTTTCACAAACCGTGAAGGATATATCAAAGCAAATGTTTCATCTGCTTTCAAACCTGCTAAAAAGAGCAAAACTGGAAAATAACTATATCAGTCTCCAAAAAGATAAAATAGACATAGCCTTGCTTGTCAGAAGTGTAGTGGACCGCAACCAGCTACAGGCTATGCAGAAAGGGCAGAACCTGTTTTTTCAGGAAACAAGTGGCCTTGAGGTAGAAATAGATGTTGAACTTATCAATGATGCCCTGGAAAACCTGATCAGTAATGCCATTAAATTTACTCCTTCTGGCAAAAACATCTGGATAGGGATTGAAGCAAGCCAGGAACAGGTAAAAATCTATTTTAAAGATGAAGGATTAGGTATACAGCCAGAGGAAATGAAGCATCTTTTTGCGCCATTTCAGCGCTTATCTGCCAGGCCAACCGGTAACGAGAGTTCCACCGGATTAGGATTGTTTATTGTGAAAAGAATTATTGAACTGCATCAGGGAGAAATTATTGCCCAAAGCGGAGGCCTACATAGCGGAAGTACATTTACAATTGTATTGCCGCTTTCTCCTGTGGTTGAAAGCGTGGCTGCTGACTAAACTTTAATCAATTAGCCCTTGTTTAAGGGCAAATTTTACTAAACCAGCCGTATTTTTTACGCCAATCTTTTGCATAATATTCCGCCGGTGAGTATCTACAGTAGTAGGAGCTATAAATAATATGTTTCCGATTTCGTGGGAAGAATACTCTTTGGCCACCAACGCTACAATCTCCTTTTCGCGTTCTGAAAGGGTAGAAGCTATTGCAGGCTCTGGCATATACTGGCGGGCTAGTTCGGTTGCTACAGCTTCGCTGAAATAAGTTAAGCCTGCTTCCACCCTTCGTAAAGCTCTTTCAAATTCTTCCCGGCCGGTAGTTTTAAGAATATACCCTAAGGCTCCTGCCTGAAGTAAATTTCTGATGAGAGAAAACTCATTATTCATGGTCAGAATTAGTACCTTAGTCCGGGGGAAGCGCTGTTTGATGATCTTAGTGGTTTGCAGCCCATCCATTACAGGCATATGAATATCCAGAATGGCCACATCACACAACATTTTTTCCAGTTTGCTGATCACTTCCTGTCCATTATTGGCCGTAGCTATCATTTCTACCCCACTTATTTTCGATATCACTTCTGAAAGTCCGTCCACAAAGATCTGATGATCATCCGCAACAATAAGTCTGATCGGGGCAGTCATATCATCATAGAATTTTGTAGGAAAGGTACTTAATTTAAAAGCATGAGTAAATACTTAGTTTTATGGATTTTGCGTCTGAAATATTAGCCAAAAGCCGATGGTGAACGACAGGTTGCTACCGCATCCTACTGAAATTGGCTTCTGACCAGTCACCTGTTAATTTCTCTGGTTACTCTTCCCTAAACAAGCCGATCAACAGCATACTATATCAATATCATTATGGCTGTTGTTTACCAGGATGTTATCTCTTTACCTCTTTCAGAATCTGATATTTTACAGGCCATTCAACGGGCAAAACAAAGCAATTTGATGGATAATTTGCGGATGCGCCATCCAAATATTGGTTTTGATTGTAAAGTACGGGGATTTATTGGTGAAATAGCCCTCAAAAACTGGTTTGCCAGCCACCAGGTTTTCTTTAATCAGGTAAATTATCTGCCAGATGGTACTTGTATGGACATTGATTTTGTGTATGGATTGGGAACACAAGCGTTACACCTGGAAGTGAAAACATCCCTGATTCCCGATGAATGGCGCACACTGCCAGCCTGTATCCAGAAAGGAGATATCAAACTGATCCGAAGGGGGAAACAAACCATTGAACAGATGGGGGGAGATATCCATCTGCAGATTTATTTCCGGCAACGCCGTAAAGCCAAAGATCGCTGGTTATCTCAGCAAGCAGTTGATTTGCACCACTGGAGTGAAAAACAATTATATGATGCACTGTTGGGCAGAGCCTATCTGGACAATATTTTCCTGGTGGCCTGGATAGATAAATCTACACTGGTATCGAAACTTTCCCCTTTTCCTCTTTCTAACAGCACCTGGCAGTTTCCGGGATTGGCGAGAAAATTCTGGAGGTGCAGTATTGTCGGCTCTCATAAACCTGCTGAACTGATTCAGTACCTCAAAGCACAATCAAC from Rhodocytophaga rosea carries:
- a CDS encoding ligand-binding sensor domain-containing protein; the encoded protein is MKFFLYGILVILYLFVLFPVNGHSQSNLVKNEPEELRFDRLTTAQGLSQATVNTILQDSKGYMWFATRDGLNKYDGYTFTVYRNDPTNLNSLSSSHVRGLVEDANKVLWIATNGGLNRLDPKTGTFTSYQNNEHNQNSLSDNHVSAVSIDKAGMLWIGTEDGLNKFDPANGQFTRFLHDPAQKNSLIDNDIYDLQLDRRDGTLWIGTDAGLEHYNPRTNTFQHVLLTEANGQPALSYKIIEVYQDRSGMIWAGVDGIGLMRYNPASGKQSWFVHNPADPFSISSNNITAVFEDSKGQLWMGAWPGGLNKFDPASQTFTVYRHDKNNPSSISDDYIKTIYEDPSGMLWFGTFNTGISMHDRGRNKFKLYSHIGENATLSQGQVHSLLEDYLQNVWIGSENILVRLDKKTAQKITYVLSDPSVSGVNKITVYSLFQDRQGTIWVGSRGKGLGKYIPESDSFQWYQHDPLNTSSLSHNVVTVIREDSSGKLWISTNNGLNQFDPMTGKFSRYMPEKEYLDKEGHFGISAIHMGKSGIIWIASAKNGIASFNADTGLFTHYPYRTETANVLNNSGTHCIYEDKKGFVWVGFIENVLHRFNPHTGIFAPITHKEGLPTTKIRAIMEDNSGNLWVTTRSNGLYTYNPQTKSSRHFDRRNGLQGDEFLGAFYKNESGEMYFGGKDGFNVFHPDSVKANPYVPPVAVSGFKVFNSPRAYSDSIISLSHNENFFSFEYVGLSYSLPEENTYQYQLEGVDKGWVDAGNRRFVSYTNLDPGEYTFRVKAANYDGVWNQQGISLKLRIIPPLWLQKWFQITSVLIGCLLVYVWYKSRVYTIKARNSQLEQLVAQRTEELRQRSLQLEQSLIETQKQQQAAEYQRQRAEEANRLKTELTNLTVHDLKNPLGGIMLYSDLIKESVADPERIIRLSQTVKDISKQMFHLLSNLLKRAKLENNYISLQKDKIDIALLVRSVVDRNQLQAMQKGQNLFFQETSGLEVEIDVELINDALENLISNAIKFTPSGKNIWIGIEASQEQVKIYFKDEGLGIQPEEMKHLFAPFQRLSARPTGNESSTGLGLFIVKRIIELHQGEIIAQSGGLHSGSTFTIVLPLSPVVESVAAD
- a CDS encoding response regulator transcription factor, whose amino-acid sequence is MTAPIRLIVADDHQIFVDGLSEVISKISGVEMIATANNGQEVISKLEKMLCDVAILDIHMPVMDGLQTTKIIKQRFPRTKVLILTMNNEFSLIRNLLQAGALGYILKTTGREEFERALRRVEAGLTYFSEAVATELARQYMPEPAIASTLSEREKEIVALVAKEYSSHEIGNILFIAPTTVDTHRRNIMQKIGVKNTAGLVKFALKQGLID